The following proteins come from a genomic window of Triticum urartu cultivar G1812 unplaced genomic scaffold, Tu2.1 TuUngrouped_contig_4782, whole genome shotgun sequence:
- the LOC125528301 gene encoding uncharacterized protein LOC125528301 has translation MAAKITSCFTFLKEALILPALNPKLFAPVLLLFAVTAFLDPLAHVVFVRPLADGMASRLTEINSTDPSSAEYAKLAEKLMETEEMKQVGKRMVRITIAQFTVGPALGLVKQILALFAASTTYSGDRYSLAGLLRELVSGRISLKGPSITIAVVGALDFAGAVLAALRYQVMSGRSGWLSVQGLVSLIAHLAYLCFTVIALVGVAASVADSRKCRGVRALRQAWRLVTRVRRKEGLVLVVVAYLGPTVVAPLHRFALGYAKRSMAACLCLVAVYALLSGAQQLFSLAAATVYYYQAMESKEVIDALWLC, from the coding sequence ATGGCTGCCAAGATCACCTCATGCTTTACCTTCCTAAAGGAAGCTCTGATCCTCCCCGCGCTAAACCCCAAGCTCTTCGCACCCGTGCTCCTCCTCTTCGCCGTCACCGCCTTCCTTGACCCCTTGGCCCACGTCGTGTTCGTCCGGCCTCTCGCCGATGGCATGGCCAGCCGTCTCACCGAGATCAACAGCACCGACCCCTCGAGCGCCGAGTACGCCAAGCTCGCGGAGAAGCTCATGGAGACGGAGGAGATGAAGCAGGTTGGCAAGAGGATGGTCCGCATCACCATCGCCCAGTTCACCGTCGGTCCGGCGCTCGGCCTCGTCAAGCAGATCCTCGCCCTCTTCGCGGCCTCCACGACCTACTCCGGCGACCGCTACTCTCTAGCGGGGCTCCTGCGCGAGCTGGTCAGCGGGAGGATCAGCCTGAAGGGCCCTTCCATCACCATCGCCGTCGTCGGCGCGCTTGACTTCGCAGGGGCAGTCCTGGCCGCGCTGCGTTATCAAGTGATGAGCGGCCGTTCGGGGTGGCTCTCCGTCCAGGGTCTCGTCTCCCTCATCGCGCACCTTGCCTACCTCTGCTTCACCGTCATCGCGCTGGTGGGCGTCGCAGCGTCGGTGGCCGACAGCAGGAAGTGCCGCGGCGTGCGCGCGCTCCGGCAGGCGTGGCGGCTCGTGACGCGGGTGAGGAGGAAGGAGGGCCTCGTGCTGGTGGTCGTGGCATACCTCGGGCCTACCGTTGTGGCTCCGCTGCACAGGTTCGCTCTTGGGTATGCCAAGAGGAGCATGGCGGCGTGCTTGTGCTTGGTGGCCGTGTATGCTCTTCTGTCTGGCGCGCAGCAGCTATTCTCCTTGGCGGCGGCCACGGTGTACTACTACCAAGCCATGGAGAGCAAGGAGGTGATCGATGCCTTGTGGTTATGCTAA